The DNA sequence TCTCCAAAGATTGATTTCTTCGAAAGTTTTGCTATATTTTTGGCGCTAGGCGGAGTGCCTTAGAAATGCTGACGGCAACGAAAGCAGCACCAACACCAACCCACCGGCCATGGACGACATTCACGACAGAGGCTACAAAAAGCTTTTTTCAAACCGGGAAATCTTTCGCCAGTTGATCACGACTTTCGTGCATGAACCCTGGGTCAAAGATTTGGATTTTTCGACATGTGAGCTGGTCAAGGACTCGTTTATTTCAAAGCGATATAAGAAGACGTTTACAGACTTGCTGTACAAAATCAAACTGCGGGGCCGGGATTTTTACATCGTTATTTTGCTGGAGTTCAAGGCCACGCCGCAGCGTTTTGTGGCATTGCAGATGCTGGGTTACATCGTGGATTTCTACAGGCATCTGGTCGATTCCCAAAAGCGTTTGAAAAAACTGCCGCCGGTTTTCCCGATCATGCTTTACAATGGCGAGCGGCGTTGGACGGCGCCGGTGAATCTCGCGGCGCTGATCGAGGGGCATGATTTGCTGGGCCGGCGCGCCTTACATTTTGAGTATTTCCCCATCATTGAAAATGCTTTCAGCAAGGCAAATTTGTTGAAAATCGGCAATGTCGTTTCGACCCTGTTTTTGGCCGAGGCGCATTATGACTTGGCGCTATTGGAACGTGAGTTACTCAAATTGTTCGAGAAGCCACGAGATAGAAA is a window from the Cytophagia bacterium CHB2 genome containing:
- a CDS encoding Rpn family recombination-promoting nuclease/putative transposase — protein: MDDIHDRGYKKLFSNREIFRQLITTFVHEPWVKDLDFSTCELVKDSFISKRYKKTFTDLLYKIKLRGRDFYIVILLEFKATPQRFVALQMLGYIVDFYRHLVDSQKRLKKLPPVFPIMLYNGERRWTAPVNLAALIEGHDLLGRRALHFEYFPIIENAFSKANLLKIGNVVSTLFLAEAHYDLALLERELLKLFEKPRDRKAVSLLLNWFRQLALHGRIEEADYKKLERTSDDPKEVNMLVNAIKREKKQMYSRGKREGLEKGIEKGVEKGIEKGIEKGIEKIARLMWANGESLEKIKRYTGLSAEAIKKLTAAPPPARDRRSAGRGNR